The Globicephala melas chromosome X, mGloMel1.2, whole genome shotgun sequence genome window below encodes:
- the TNMD gene encoding tenomodulin, with protein sequence MAKNPPENCEDCHILNAEASKSKKICKSLKICGLVFGILALTLIVLFWGSKHFWPETPKKTYDMEHTFYSNGEKKKIYMEIDPVTRTEIFRSGNGTDETLEVHDFKNGYTGIYFVGLQKCFIKTQIKVIPEFSEPEEEIDENEEITTTFFEQSVIWVPAEKPIENRDFLKNSKILEICDNVTMYWINPTLIAVSELQDFEEDGEDLHFPTNEKKGIEQNEQWVVPQVKVKTRHTRQAASEEELPINDYTENGIEFDPMLDERGYCCIYCRRGNRYCRRVCEPLLGYYPYPYCYQGGRVICRVIMPCNWWVARMLGRV encoded by the exons ATGGCAAAGAATCCTCCAGAGAACTGTGAGGACTGTCACATTCTAAAT GCAGAAGCTTCTAAATCCAAGAAGATATGTAAATCACTTAAGATTTGTGGACTGGTGTTTGGTATCCTTGCCCTAACTCTAATTGTCCTGTTTTGGGGGAGCAAGCACTTCTGGCCTGAGACACCCAAAAAA ACATATGACATGGAGCACACTTTCTACAGCAACGGAGAGAAGAAGAAGATTTACATGGAAATTGATCCCGTGACCAGAACTGAAATATTCAGAAGTGGAAATGGCACTGATGAAACATTGGAAGtgcatgactttaaaaat gGATACACTGGCATTTACTTTGTAGGTCTTCAAAAATGCTTCATCAAAACTCAGATTAAAGTGATTCCTGAATTTTCTGAACCAGAGGAAGAAATAGATGAG AATGAAGAAATTACCACAACTTTCTTTGAACAGTCAGTGATTTGGGTCCCAGCAGAAAAGCCTATTGAAAACCGAGACTTTCtcaaaaattccaaaattctGGAGATTTGTGATAACGTGACCATGTATTGGATCAATCCCACTCTAATAGCAG TTTCAGAGTTACAAGACTTTGAGGAGGATGGTGAAGACCTTCACTTTCCTACCAATGAAAAAAAAGGCATTGAACAAAATGAGCAGTGGGTGGTCCCTCAAGTGAAGGTGAAGACCCGTCACACCAGACAAGCAGCAAGTGAGGAAGAACTCCCAATCAATGACTAT ACTGAAAATGGAATAGAATTCGACCCCATGCTGGATGAGAGAGGTTATTGTTGTATTTACTGCCGTCGAGGCAACCGCTACTGCCGCCGCGTCTGTGAACCTTTACTAGGTTACTACCCGTATCCATACTGCTACCAAGGAGGGCGGGTTATCTGTCGTGTCATCATGCCTTGCAACTGGTGGGTGGCCCGCATGCTGGGGAGGGTTTAA